The sequence ACCCTGCGCGACGCGATGGACTGGAGTTATGGCTTGCTCAGCGCCACCGAGCAAACGGCGTTCCGCCAGCTGGCCGTGTTTGTGGGGGGGTGGACGCTGGAGGCGGCGGAGGCCGTCATCCAGGCCGAGCCGGGCATGTCGACATGGGCGATCCTCGGCCTGCTCGTGGACAAGAGCCTGGTGCAGGCCGACGCGATCGCCGGCGACGACCGGCGCTACCGGTTGCTCCAGCCGGTGCGGGAATACGCACTGGCGCGCCTTGTCGAAAGTGGAGAGCTGGGCACGGCCCGGGACAGGCACGCGCATCACTACCTCGCCCTGACGGAGCAGGCGGCTGCGGCGGGGTGGGGCCGCGGGGAAGAGGCCTGGTTCCGACGCTTAGAGACGGAGCACGAAAACATCCGGGCGGCACTGCGGTGGGCGGGGGAACGGAGAGACAGCGAGCTCAGCCTGCGTCTCACTGCAGCGTTGGCGGACTTCTACTTCTGGGCGGTCCGCGGCTACCTGCGCGAGGGACGGCGCTGGCTCGAGGAGGCACGAGCCCTGGGTGCTGACACCGCTCCCTCCCTTCGCGCCAGAGCACTCGTGGGCGAGGGCTTCCTCGCGCTGCTCATGGGCGATTACTCACAGGCCCGGGCGCTGCTGGAGGAGGCGTTGGCCCTCGCAGAGCCGTTACGCGACCCGGCCCTGATGGTACGTATCCTCACCCGCCTCGGAACCGTCACCGCATTCCAGGATGACCCCAGCGACGCGCGGGCGCTGCTGGAACGGGGCGTGGCGCTGGGCCGGGAGGCGGGGACACCTGAGACGGTGATCGCGTTGGTTAT comes from bacterium and encodes:
- a CDS encoding tetratricopeptide repeat protein, which translates into the protein MPKPRHRVGWTKENAASPTFGALPVTVLSDPAPLIGRERELETIRTHLLGESVRLVTLTGPGGIGKTRLALAAARYVQPAFRDGVWFVDLAPLHDPAEIDAAIGQALRLEETAAAPSPAERVNAYLRDRHLLLVLDNFEHLLPAAVRVAVLLAAAPQLKVLVTSREPLNLRLEHRLLVTGLALPDLRTPAPAWMMQAPAAMLFMEHARRVQPDLAPTLADAPALAALLHRLDGLPLAIRIVAARSHVLSPTAMLARLQGQALLSTEEVRDVPGRQHTLRDAMDWSYGLLSATEQTAFRQLAVFVGGWTLEAAEAVIQAEPGMSTWAILGLLVDKSLVQADAIAGDDRRYRLLQPVREYALARLVESGELGTARDRHAHHYLALTEQAAAAGWGRGEEAWFRRLETEHENIRAALRWAGERRDSELSLRLTAALADFYFWAVRGYLREGRRWLEEARALGADTAPSLRARALVGEGFLALLMGDYSQARALLEEALALAEPLRDPALMVRILTRLGTVTAFQDDPSDARALLERGVALGREAGTPETVIALV